In the Vitis vinifera cultivar Pinot Noir 40024 chromosome 2, ASM3070453v1 genome, one interval contains:
- the LOC104882492 gene encoding probable E3 ubiquitin-protein ligase RHA4A encodes MGFFCGKFDGTTIIAEIFQQNIFSVNIIKNMLAFILSYVPLLGKYEQDPDGFSEEYPRPSSLLVPVPVHCIVESRKEKLVSAEYSRLLERSGANAGLRTCKESDSECAICLNCIEERHEVRELGNCCHVFHKGCIDVWMDQGQVTCPLCRSKLLPNDQEMKLKCGGDPWRKERMIYLFGEDQFD; translated from the coding sequence atgggtTTCTTCTGTGGGAAATTTGATGGCACAACAATCATAGCAGAAATTTTCCAGCAGAACATTTTCTCAGTCaatattatcaagaatatgctcGCTTTTATACTCTCTTATGTTCCCCTGTTAGGCAAATATGAACAAGATCCTGATGGTTTCTCAGAGGAATACCCTCGCCCTTCTTCTTTGCTAGTCCCAGTTCCCGTCCACTGCATAGTTGAATCCAGGAAGGAGAAACTTGTGTCAGCAGAATATAGTCGCCTTCTGGAGAGGTCAGGTGCAAATGCAGGTCTGCGTACATGTAAAGAAAGTGATTCCGAATGTGCGATATGCTTGAATTGCATAGAAGAAAGGCATGAAGTGAGAGAGCTTGGAAATTGCTGTCATGTGTTCCATAAAGGGTGCATAGATGTTTGGATGGATCAGGGCCAGGTAACTTGCCCTCTCTGTAGATCAAAGCTATTGCCAAATGATCAGGAAATGAAGCTCAAGTGTGGAGGAGATCCATGGAGGAAGGAGAGGATGATTTACCTGTTTGGTGAGGATCAATTTGATTGA